The Oncorhynchus nerka isolate Pitt River linkage group LG12, Oner_Uvic_2.0, whole genome shotgun sequence genome contains the following window.
CAGGAATAAACATGGTGAGTGAAGACGTAATTAAATAGCCTACTCCCTACCTGGTACCTTATTCTGCCGCTATACAACTTTGTATGGGTTGTTTGATGGCAACCTTGTTATTTACAAAGTTTTTGGAACAGATACCTTTTGGAATGTTCCACTCATTTTACCCACCCATCTTGGAGATCCTCCTAATGCCCACTTACCAATTCCTTTCCTCCTGTATCTGGAGTCCACAGCCAACATGGCAATGTAGCCACGGTGAATCTTCTTGTGCATATCCAGTTTGCACACAATGGCACCAACACAATCCTTGTCCACCATCGCCTGTGGCACAGAGAGGTAAAACATTTTATTATCTACTGGCTGGCAGGTGTGTAGGCTTTTCTCCAGCCCGAACGCACCATATTCAGCCCTGAGCATAGGCTGGTAGTGGCAAACTACAAAACATGATCAGTTCCTAAAATGCATACAACTTTATATCCGATTAAACGCAACTCCACGATTTACGATGGAGTTGAGTTTGCGACTACTGTGGGCGTACTGGAGATCCGACGCCACATATAAACGtcattttttgtgttttttttactcTCGATTTCAGCACCCAAAATAAATAATTGCCGGCAAATTACACACGACATTGTTATTTTATGTGATGTTGGCGCTCCAGTCCGCCCACACGCAACTCCACCATAAATCGTTGAGTTTAGTCAGCTAGCTAACAACTTTAGACGTACCAGGAAGCAGAGTTGAGGCCAGTTATGAATGAAATACCTATATGTATAAATCGAATAAGGCTCTGACAAGTCCTTGGTAATAAGCCTTTTGATGTCTGACATTTGCAGTTCAGACTCGTATGGTACGTATTCCACGTCTCCCTCTATGTTTGAACATAACCCAAGCCTTCTCAGTTCTTCCACAATAACTTGAGAGGTGATAGTGGCAGCAAGCGCGGATGCCACCAAATCTTCTTCAGCGCACAGCGTCCCGAGGTCTTCCCTGTCTCGGTCCATCACCACCACTTCTTTGCTGCATGTTAGCACCCCGTCGACACTGCTGGAATCTATTTCAGCCATTCCCATGGTTGGCATGTTGTTGTTGATTTCGTTATTGTTCGCATGCAGACAGTGCGTTTAACCAGCTAATGTCCGCTAAAACGGAAGAAAAAAAAGTCGCTTGCACGGTTAAAGTTGCCACCAGTTGCGAATCAGTTTTTAAATTATATAATGTATTTTCTGTAGCTAACCCAACTAATGTACTGTAGCTAACTAATAACTTCTAAAGTTTGTTGCTAGGCTAGCTTCTGCCTGTCAAAATTATTGCTACCGTAAAGCATTTACTGTGCGAAAAACAACTTTACGACACTCAAAGTCGATTAAAATCTTAGGAACAGTGTTGTTGTAATATCAAGAACAacaagttttaaaaaatgatgAAATAATTTAATGAAGAATATGACATCTATAAATCCAATTTAAGCTGTTTTTATAGTGCGACAACACCGACAGAACTCAACATGTTCTCTAGCCCTACCACTGGATGTCGTAGTATGCTTGACAGTGTGAGGGAAAGGACATATGTCGATCAGTCTTGGTCCCTGGGCCAATGATTAttcatgtatacatatatattataccATTATATATTGGTCATTGATCACAAATTGATTTTTTTGTGAGCAAATCAATGTGGGGCTCCTTTTCTTGTGTTCTGTTTAGTATTATGTGGGTTCCACAGGTGAACACAAAGATGAtcaaaagacaaaaaccatgGTTGTTCATAAACCTAGTAGACTTACTATTCGATAAACAAGTCAATGTAGCAAATCAATTGCTTCAAAACATCTCCCGAAATTCAGCATCTCAATTTAGTTGTATGATATGTGGGTTCAAGGCATTCTAGCAGAGGCTCGTTAAACGTGCCCATTCATTTAGCAAGCCTTATTTAACAAACAATGCCACGTCTGCCAGTACAAACCCAGTGACTGCACTGACTCCAGGAGCCAGGCTGACAACAGGCCGGGATGCTCAAGAGCTTTGGAGCAGTCTGCCCCTTCCAgttcagtacacacacactgggtcttAAAACCAAATCAATGTGGAGGGTGGGTGTCTGCCACAGCATACTGCTACATAAAAAGGTGAAGGATGCCGTGTGAGCAATTGGTTCCAATTGACAGAGGATTGGTCATGGTCAGTGGATTGGTCATGGTCAGTCTTCTGGGTGGAAATCCACATTAGAACGATTGCACCAGCAAGGAGGGCAAGAGAGGCCAGTACTGGACAATAGAACACTCAGAAGAATCTGGCTGCAGTGGAACACACTCAAAGTGGATCACAATCTCTACCTGCTTTAACACTTCAACTACCAGATGTTCACATACTTAGCAGTgtatatatgaccaatatactgTATTCCTTTCTTACTAAAGACAGGCTGTTGTATGTCTTGGAAAACACAGCTTGGTTAACGTGAGGACACTTAGAAATATCATCCAGATGTCTGTGCCGGGAAATAGTCTAGGCTAGGGCTCTTAAAATGTGTTTTGTAGACACTTACATGCATACCTATGCATTTTCTTTTAATTGACAGGACTTTCTTATCATGGTCATGTGTGGATGAGCTGTACTCTAACCAAATTGCATTTATTTGAATCTGACCCTTATGCTGAACCAATTTTTGTCATGCAATATTTAAGGTGGCCACCACACCGTTTCTCTTTACAAGTTTTTCTCCACATAGCCAGTCATCTGGCCAGCTGGGGGTGGTGGAGGCCTCAACTTTTTAGAGGGTTGTTCAGTGCTCCATCTCAGGCTGGAGAGGCTGGGTATTTGAAGAGGCCACTGGCTGACAGGCAGTGGAGTCAGAGGGGGGGGACCAGGGAGACCTGCCAGTTCTCCTGAGAGGCTCTTTGTGGCACAGACGCTGCCCGGATCAGCCTACCCTTTCACTTCCCAAGCCCCATCTCCCACAGGACCTCAGCTCCAGCCGACAACAAGGCCCCAGCTGCTAATTATCTGGCTGATGGAGAGGCACTGAAGTGGGACTGTCAGACTAGGGGTGGCCCCTCTCTCTAAAGAGATGTGGCCAGTGGAGTGGGATGTCCAAACATTTCCAAAATATAGGAACTGGCAGCATCAATAAATAAACATGTATACAAATGCAGACATTATTGTATTAGTCAATATTTAATTGCAATAATTCAATATTTTCTCTTTCCAGTACTAATACTCTTGAGTAAGATTCAGTTGAATAACCATTATCTGtatttaaagctagaatccttagtagctacatccatttttggacatacattaaggatatatacatttatacccattgattcttgaagaatataacttataaatgactTAATTCAACAGTCATACCCCATTAGAACCAAAAATATAagattgttttactccaatgtttgtgaacaatgtaaaacaaaaagcactgtatagcctcaaaacatagttaaaactataatgttgatatcatggatagtCAGTCCTTGCAACCATAGCTATGTCTATGATTTTgggagtggttacatttctaaagacccatccctcagctttataCCAAAACAGAGGTGGGGTGGACACTTTGTTGTTGTTTCAATGAAGGATTCTAGCTTGAAGGCATATTATTTCACTGAAAATTGATTGGTCTGTTCAGTACGGATAAGAAATTGCATTTTGCGTCTTAGATGAGACCAAGGCTGTCAGAAGAACAGCATATACAAGCCATTCAGTTACAGCACTTTGACCATTGTGTTCATAATGTTGGATGCTGTTTGTTACACAGATTCAAACCTTGTCAACAGAATCAAAAGCAGTGTCTGTTGTCCAGCAATGATCTTATGCTCTGGAGATCCATCATGTGTTTGGCCCATCCCAGATATGGATGAAGTAGTAATTTCCTTGAtgctggtctatactgtagagtTCCATCCTACAGCATCATGTGTCCGGAGGACACGGGTGCAGTTCCAGTTGAGTTCCAGATAAAGTATTCTGAGGATAACAACTCCCGGgctgcagagagaagagagagcagagcgcACATTCAGGCTTCACAAATACATATTTTTCATAAATATATTTTCATAGAAAATAATTAAACCAGCATTAGAacccactcactctctcactcacatgtGACTATACGAGGTTTTGCAGAGGAATAGACCTGCACTGAATGCTGGTCCACACAGCATCCAGACAGAGTCAAGTCTGGCACTCGGAAGTACAACTGAAAAACATGAAGGAATGGTTTTTCTGGTATGTTTAGTTTTAGATGCATCTCCAATGTCTAGAAAGAATCTGACTTACTTTGATGTAGGCTGTaaggtctgtgcagagaggatcTGTAGGTCCTGGGAGCTCCCCTGAAAAACTCACACTGCCCTCTAGTGACACCTCGCGGGACTTGGGGAACTTCTGGCCTAAAGAGTGGCAAGGCAGAATATGCACGTtgtttttccataaacaaagGGTATTTGAAACTTAAATATGTGGTAAACTGGGTCATTGCACAGTGTAAATGTTGTCCCCAGACCAATGAGACGTACCGAGGACCCAGACCAGCAGGTTCTTCTCCTTGGACACTTCCAGCTGTCCTGCGCTCACTTTCACATCCACACTACCCATCTGGTCCCTGCAACAACACAGAGGTTCAGAGGTTAAACGTAACCTCAAGTCGAGATGTGTTTCTTTACAAGATTCCAGAAACACTGCATTTCAAGCAACACTAGAAGGGATGATTATGTGTAATAAGCTACTATATTGACATCAGGAAGTGCATCATCAATGTGAGATGTtatgtattgtttatatgtgcaTAGGTTACCTGTTAAAGAACGGCAGATGTGCCTCACAGTACTCGAAGCTGTTCCTCACACTCTCGTGAAGTTTCAGACTCACAGTAATACGCAACTGGTTGTCATCATCCTTCAGCTGATAGGTGCCTAGGATAGGAGGCACGGGAACCTGAGAAAATACATAATTCAATCTGACGAGATGAAGACAGCAATGTATGAAGGAGTGAATGCATGTATTTAGCTATTTTTACAAGCTCTGGACTTGTGTACCTGAGATGTGTAGCTGCAGAGCCTGAAAGGctcaagaggaggggagaaggggaactTGTAGGGGCCAGAGAAGGCAGAGCTGTCACAGTCCTCAACACTCATGGCAGTCAGAACACTGGCATCCAGTGAAGACACACAAGGGTGGACCAGGACATCCATCAGTGGTGAGCCATTGGGTGGCAGTGTGAGAGTGACCGTCACATTGGGAAGGACCCCTTCCACTTCACACTGATGACACAAAGGGAAAAAGCACAAATGGGTTAGAGAGAATGAGTAGACAGCAGAAGGTAACAAGAAACTTCAGTATTACATTACCATAGACAGTATCACTGTGCTCACCTTGCAAGTCACTGTGCCATAGACATCCCAGAGGTCCTGCCTGTTTCGGTTTCCATACT
Protein-coding sequences here:
- the LOC115138533 gene encoding N-alpha-acetyltransferase 30-like — translated: MPTMGMAEIDSSSVDGVLTCSKEVVVMDRDREDLGTLCAEEDLVASALAATITSQVIVEELRRLGLCSNIEGDVEYVPYESELQMSDIKRLITKDLSEPYSIYTYRYFIHNWPQLCFLAMVDKDCVGAIVCKLDMHKKIHRGYIAMLAVDSRYRRKGIGTYLVKKAIYAMMDEDCDEVVLETEITNQSAQKLYENLGFVRDKRLFQYYLNGVDALRLKLWLR
- the ap5m1 gene encoding AP-5 complex subunit mu-1 isoform X1, which encodes MSVRALWIISYERGESVAVRFSRRYPTVEQRAKCMAGSLYASVPEDGTVLQLLLTELGLSDSDKPYMALRDDCLHQQRSPALELHVEGPSGGVLWPMLVISQGTLILACLAVVDAPADPRPPLASLFSVSQGLTLLAGLQAFLCGSGTKPDREGLTSRLAMMPSILLQICPLGTPLDIPQPGASSASAMPTPAGTQKQPAWKTGVHRGRALVNVALTEMVRSMQYGNRNRQDLWDVYGTVTCKCEVEGVLPNVTVTLTLPPNGSPLMDVLVHPCVSSLDASVLTAMSVEDCDSSAFSGPYKFPFSPPLEPFRLCSYTSQVPVPPILGTYQLKDDDNQLRITVSLKLHESVRNSFEYCEAHLPFFNRDQMGSVDVKVSAGQLEVSKEKNLLVWVLGQKFPKSREVSLEGSVSFSGELPGPTDPLCTDLTAYIKLYFRVPDLTLSGCCVDQHSVQVYSSAKPRIVTSRELLSSEYFIWNSTGTAPVSSGHMML
- the ap5m1 gene encoding AP-5 complex subunit mu-1 isoform X2 — its product is MSVRALWIISYERGESVAVRFSRRYPTVEQRAKCMAGSLYASVPEDGTVLQLLLTELGLSDSDKPYMALRDDCLHQQRSPALELHVEGPSGGVLWPMLVISQGTLILACLAVVDAPADPRPPLASLFSVSQGLTLLAGLQAFLCGSGTKPDREGLTSRLAMMPSILLQICPLGTPLDIPQPGASSASAMPTPAGTQKQPAWKTGVHRGRALVNVALTEMVRSMQYGNRNRQDLWDVYGTVTCKCEVEGVLPNVTVTLTLPPNGSPLMDVLVHPCVSSLDASVLTAMSVEDCDSSAFSGPYKFPFSPPLEPFRLCSYTSQVPVPPILGTYQLKDDDNQLRITVSLKLHESVRNSFEYCEAHLPFFNRDQMGSVDVKVSAGQLEVSKEKNLLVWVLGQKFPKSREVSLEGSVSFSGELPGPTDPLCTDLTAYIKLYFRVPDLTLSGCCVDQHSVQVYSSAKPRIVTCE